From Desulfurellaceae bacterium, the proteins below share one genomic window:
- a CDS encoding hydantoinase B/oxoprolinase family protein → MQSSAFEKAGDSIKNRVGLDHITFEVLRNLFEYTCDRMTAVLQRASFSPILSDMVDFSNAIYDPEMRLLSQAANVPVHLAAMKFSAHAVRDEFGIENMQDGDIYVVNDPYRGGTHINDISWIKPVFYKGTQLLGFAVSRGHWMDFGGGAPGGQAWGTHIAEEGLRLPPIKAFEHNEVKPEILKILLANTRTPHFIQGDLQAHVGCLKAAEEEMQSAAERYGLETVKAAMAELIAYTERIVRKRIESIPDGVYTGEDYADTDGQTDEPVKVNVTLTVKGSDITVDLTGSAPQCLGAINSPKANTHSAVFYSLQFFLEPSAPQNEGMFNPISVVLPDDCWLNPKWPAPTIGCTVLAAPKVASAVWQAIANALPDRAVGSACGDCNWFVCGVRDPAGKTDVFSDLPAGGWGGTPFNDGMNVTMDPLGNCMNMEAETAELMFPVAYEAFDIRQDSAGDGHHRGGFGSHLKIRFLCEGAMSVETARTREGTPGVNGGQRSVPQRLWHLSADGTQKIVGGLTEDGRWLNPLLRGHKLSYGDTFWFETTGGGGWGNP, encoded by the coding sequence ATGCAATCCAGTGCATTCGAAAAGGCAGGCGACAGCATTAAAAACCGGGTCGGACTCGATCACATCACCTTTGAAGTCTTGCGGAATCTGTTTGAATATACCTGTGATCGGATGACGGCGGTGCTCCAACGCGCCTCGTTCTCGCCTATTCTGTCCGATATGGTTGATTTCTCCAACGCCATTTATGACCCGGAGATGCGGCTGCTGAGTCAGGCCGCCAACGTTCCCGTTCACCTGGCGGCCATGAAGTTTTCGGCCCATGCCGTACGGGACGAGTTCGGCATTGAAAATATGCAGGACGGCGACATCTATGTGGTAAACGACCCCTACCGAGGTGGCACCCATATTAACGACATCTCCTGGATCAAGCCTGTTTTTTACAAAGGCACACAACTGTTGGGCTTTGCGGTCAGCCGGGGCCACTGGATGGACTTTGGTGGTGGGGCACCGGGCGGCCAGGCGTGGGGAACGCATATTGCGGAAGAAGGACTCCGCCTCCCGCCCATCAAAGCCTTTGAACACAATGAGGTCAAACCGGAAATCCTCAAGATTCTCCTGGCCAATACGCGGACCCCGCATTTTATCCAGGGTGACCTCCAGGCCCATGTCGGCTGTCTCAAAGCCGCCGAAGAGGAAATGCAATCCGCAGCCGAGCGCTATGGTCTGGAGACCGTCAAGGCCGCCATGGCCGAGCTGATCGCCTATACCGAGCGGATTGTTCGCAAGAGAATTGAGAGCATCCCGGACGGGGTGTATACCGGCGAAGATTATGCGGATACCGACGGCCAGACTGATGAGCCCGTCAAAGTCAACGTGACCCTGACGGTCAAAGGCTCAGATATTACCGTAGACCTGACCGGCTCCGCCCCCCAATGTCTCGGCGCTATCAACTCGCCCAAGGCCAATACCCATTCCGCAGTCTTTTATTCGCTTCAGTTTTTCCTGGAACCCAGTGCGCCGCAAAACGAAGGGATGTTCAACCCGATCAGCGTCGTCCTGCCTGACGACTGCTGGCTGAACCCCAAATGGCCGGCCCCCACCATCGGGTGTACGGTTCTGGCCGCCCCAAAAGTCGCCAGCGCAGTGTGGCAGGCTATTGCCAACGCCCTGCCTGACCGCGCAGTCGGTTCCGCGTGTGGCGACTGCAATTGGTTTGTGTGTGGCGTGCGGGATCCGGCTGGAAAAACCGACGTGTTCTCAGACCTGCCGGCCGGCGGCTGGGGCGGGACCCCGTTTAATGATGGCATGAATGTCACCATGGACCCGCTGGGCAACTGCATGAATATGGAAGCAGAGACCGCGGAGCTGATGTTCCCGGTCGCGTATGAGGCATTCGATATTCGGCAGGACTCAGCCGGGGATGGCCACCATCGGGGCGGATTCGGGTCTCATCTCAAAATCCGTTTTTTATGCGAAGGCGCGATGAGTGTTGAAACAGCCCGCACGCGTGAGGGCACCCCAGGGGTGAACGGTGGGCAGCGGAGTGTGCCACAACGTTTATGGCACCTCTCTGCGGACGGCACGCAAAAAATTGTCGGTGGTCTGACCGAAGACGGTCGGTGGCTCAACCCGCTGCTGCGCGGCCACAAGCTCTCCTATGGTGATACGTTCTGGTTTGAAACCACCGGCGGCGGTGGCTGGGGCAATCC